The proteins below are encoded in one region of Sphingobium yanoikuyae:
- a CDS encoding acyl-CoA reductase — translation MSVLEQTAPVETAAEPIRVDHFVRGRLVEGGAVRHRSRDLGVDFATPQIDLNALVAPRSELPPLLDVPVSEIIDFLVEAGQRMDFETNPYLQAALEHTVKVNPLPRRVVENLFRRAKHFLTPEGLRCSIESSFLDPAALDRWVERTDMHGNRGALRAFPPRMVHMLAGNSPTGCISSIAQGALVKAVNVFKMPSSDPFTCVAMLRTMADVDPDHPVVRSMSAVYWRGGDERIEGTLYRPQYFDKIVAWGGGDAIKNVIKYLGPGIQMVSFDPKTSISMIGPEGFDPAIIDDVADAAATDVATMNQEACLASRFIFVEGDRAGVESFCARLQQKLGLDRETASAVAHPLPVEVRDEIEMLTLMGDDTKVWGKPDGRGLVILTDEPVDFHPSNKTANVVHVASLDAAVRYVNVATQTIGIYPPERKHALRDRLASAGAQRVVRLGGAAKHVMGGAHDGMLPLQRFVHWMSDEDA, via the coding sequence ATGAGCGTGCTTGAACAGACAGCGCCGGTCGAAACGGCGGCCGAACCGATCCGCGTCGATCATTTCGTGCGTGGCAGACTGGTCGAGGGCGGGGCGGTGCGCCATCGCTCGCGCGACCTGGGCGTCGATTTCGCGACGCCGCAGATCGACCTCAATGCGCTGGTCGCGCCGCGATCCGAACTGCCGCCGCTGCTCGACGTGCCGGTCAGCGAGATCATCGATTTCCTGGTCGAGGCCGGACAGCGGATGGATTTCGAGACCAATCCCTATCTGCAGGCGGCGCTGGAACATACGGTCAAGGTCAATCCGCTGCCGCGCCGGGTGGTGGAAAATCTGTTCCGCCGGGCCAAGCATTTCCTGACGCCCGAGGGGCTGCGTTGCAGCATCGAATCGAGCTTCCTTGATCCCGCCGCGCTCGACCGCTGGGTGGAGCGCACCGACATGCACGGCAATCGCGGCGCGCTGCGCGCCTTCCCGCCGCGCATGGTGCATATGCTGGCGGGCAATTCGCCCACCGGCTGCATCTCCTCGATCGCGCAGGGCGCGCTGGTAAAGGCGGTCAACGTCTTCAAGATGCCGTCGAGCGACCCCTTCACCTGTGTCGCGATGCTGCGCACCATGGCCGATGTCGATCCCGATCATCCGGTGGTCCGGTCGATGTCGGCGGTCTATTGGCGCGGCGGCGACGAGCGGATCGAAGGGACGCTCTATCGCCCGCAATATTTCGACAAGATCGTCGCCTGGGGCGGCGGCGACGCAATCAAGAATGTCATCAAATATCTGGGGCCGGGCATCCAGATGGTGTCGTTCGATCCCAAGACGTCGATTTCGATGATCGGGCCGGAAGGGTTCGATCCCGCCATCATCGACGATGTCGCCGATGCTGCCGCGACCGACGTCGCGACGATGAATCAGGAAGCCTGTCTCGCCAGCCGCTTCATCTTCGTCGAGGGCGATCGCGCTGGCGTCGAATCCTTCTGCGCCAGGTTGCAGCAGAAGCTCGGCCTAGATCGCGAAACCGCCTCGGCGGTCGCGCATCCGCTGCCGGTCGAGGTGCGCGACGAGATCGAGATGCTGACGCTGATGGGCGACGATACCAAAGTCTGGGGCAAGCCGGACGGCCGGGGCTTGGTCATCCTGACTGACGAGCCGGTCGATTTCCATCCGAGCAACAAGACCGCCAATGTCGTCCATGTCGCCTCGCTCGATGCGGCGGTCCGCTATGTGAATGTCGCGACCCAGACGATCGGCATCTATCCGCCCGAACGCAAACACGCCCTGCGCGACCGCTTGGCCAGCGCCGGGGCGCAGCGCGTGGTGCGGCTGGGCGGCGCGGCCAAGCATGTGATGGGCGGCGCCCATGACGGCATGTTGCCGCTCCAGCGCTTCGTCCACTGGATGAGTGACGAGGACGCCTGA
- a CDS encoding Gfo/Idh/MocA family protein, whose protein sequence is MVLRVGIVSAAWGAFAHLPAWRAIPGVEVTAICTSREETARAAQQRLGLLRAFWNAEEMCADPDIDIVDLGTRPSVRLPMVLAALAHGKHIYNASPHAPDWAGAKAIDTAWQGSTSIGVVDAFSQYLPALRQMKAMLDDGHIGAPLGGTCHFNISLFNQPNKLFPYNWFAQAGQGVSAVRNNGSHALYLLLHLLGPIAELVADDSQILKRWTFPDGDTITPETTDLANVILRFESGLVLQMQISWSMALHDGFLLDLFGDKGRMVSTSPTFPTARDCTLRAGQLGGTLEDVALPDAFKTTPGIALDWQSEPQPSYPMALSMQAMVDAIHGRGAAAPDFARALEVERIQEAIRISSAERRWVRVADII, encoded by the coding sequence ATGGTGCTGCGCGTCGGCATCGTCAGCGCCGCCTGGGGCGCCTTCGCGCATCTGCCTGCCTGGCGCGCCATTCCCGGCGTTGAGGTAACGGCGATATGCACCTCGCGCGAGGAGACGGCTCGCGCCGCGCAGCAGCGGCTCGGCCTGCTGCGCGCCTTCTGGAATGCGGAGGAGATGTGCGCGGATCCCGACATCGACATTGTCGATCTCGGCACCCGGCCCAGCGTTCGCTTGCCGATGGTGCTGGCCGCGCTCGCCCATGGCAAGCACATCTATAATGCCAGCCCCCACGCCCCCGACTGGGCCGGAGCCAAGGCGATCGATACGGCCTGGCAAGGCAGCACCAGCATCGGCGTGGTCGACGCCTTCTCGCAATATCTGCCCGCCCTGCGCCAGATGAAGGCGATGCTGGACGACGGCCATATCGGCGCGCCGCTCGGCGGCACCTGCCATTTCAACATCTCGCTGTTCAACCAGCCCAACAAGCTGTTCCCCTATAACTGGTTCGCGCAGGCCGGGCAGGGTGTGTCGGCGGTGCGCAACAATGGCAGCCACGCGCTCTATCTGCTGCTCCACCTGCTCGGTCCGATCGCCGAACTGGTCGCCGACGACAGTCAGATACTCAAGCGCTGGACCTTCCCGGACGGCGACACCATCACGCCCGAAACCACCGATCTCGCCAATGTCATCCTGCGCTTCGAAAGCGGGCTGGTGCTGCAGATGCAGATCAGCTGGAGCATGGCCCTGCATGACGGTTTCCTGCTCGACCTGTTCGGCGACAAGGGCCGGATGGTCTCCACTTCGCCCACTTTCCCGACAGCACGCGACTGCACGCTGCGCGCCGGGCAACTGGGCGGCACGCTGGAGGATGTGGCGCTGCCTGATGCGTTCAAGACGACGCCCGGCATCGCCCTCGACTGGCAGAGCGAGCCCCAGCCCAGCTACCCGATGGCGCTGTCGATGCAGGCCATGGTGGATGCGATCCATGGTCGCGGCGCGGCCGCCCCGGACTTCGCCCGCGCGCTGGAGGTCGAACGCATCCAGGAAGCGATCCGCATCTCGAGTGCCGAACGCCGCTGGGTGCGCGTGGCGGATATTATCTGA
- a CDS encoding carboxymuconolactone decarboxylase family protein, translated as MTDITPRISHLPRDQWTDDAREVFAFWGEPNAWEEGSKTNVMMVMANHPPLGKVYNIWGKHLLMANSLSTRALELLILRVAWRVNSAYEWHNHVGYALNAGITLEEIGAIRDFPEGGDWAEEDALVLRSVDELIEDGKISDATWDGLGAHYDTRQKMDLVFSIGHYVMTSWALSSFGVGIEGGADPIGFDLKTGSGRTPGKTFKPGESDNWTDTRGY; from the coding sequence ATGACCGACATCACCCCCCGTATTTCCCATCTGCCGCGCGACCAGTGGACCGACGACGCGCGCGAGGTTTTCGCCTTCTGGGGCGAACCCAATGCCTGGGAGGAGGGGTCCAAGACCAATGTCATGATGGTGATGGCCAACCATCCGCCGCTGGGGAAGGTCTATAATATCTGGGGCAAGCATCTGCTGATGGCGAACAGCCTGTCGACGCGCGCGCTCGAACTGCTGATCCTGCGCGTCGCCTGGCGGGTGAACTCGGCCTATGAGTGGCACAACCATGTCGGCTATGCGCTCAACGCCGGCATCACGCTGGAGGAAATCGGCGCGATCCGCGATTTCCCCGAAGGCGGCGACTGGGCAGAGGAAGATGCGCTGGTGCTGCGCTCGGTCGACGAACTGATCGAGGATGGCAAGATCAGCGACGCTACCTGGGACGGGCTGGGCGCCCATTATGACACGCGGCAGAAAATGGATCTGGTCTTTTCGATCGGCCATTATGTCATGACCAGCTGGGCGCTTTCCTCCTTCGGCGTCGGCATCGAGGGCGGGGCCGACCCGATCGGCTTCGACCTCAAGACCGGATCGGGCAGGACGCCGGGCAAGACCTTCAAGCCGGGCGAAAGTGACAATTGGACCGACACGCGCGGCTATTGA
- a CDS encoding TetR/AcrR family transcriptional regulator has protein sequence MDTPISDPRPAAGRPTRAQAQARQAEMLDAALDMFLDKGFELTTMEAVAAAVGMTKRTIYARYPDKAALFMAAVGRAIARTATPRAALEAIAGDDLETTLVDIARLRIADLSTPEGVRLRRVITTESYRFPDLLMLSYSQGAQPVHDHLAELLRRHDSAGAICVDRPDMAASLFMTMVLGGPIRLVGSLQPMSAAEVDDWVRAAVRLFLNGIRTRSD, from the coding sequence ATGGACACTCCGATTTCAGATCCCCGCCCCGCCGCCGGGCGCCCGACCCGCGCGCAGGCGCAGGCACGCCAGGCCGAAATGCTCGACGCCGCGCTCGACATGTTCCTCGACAAGGGGTTCGAGCTGACGACGATGGAGGCGGTGGCCGCCGCCGTCGGCATGACCAAGCGCACCATCTATGCCCGCTATCCCGACAAGGCGGCGCTGTTCATGGCGGCGGTCGGCCGGGCGATCGCCCGCACCGCCACGCCACGCGCCGCGCTGGAGGCAATCGCTGGCGACGATCTGGAAACCACACTGGTCGATATCGCCCGGCTGCGCATCGCCGACCTGTCTACGCCCGAAGGTGTCCGGCTGCGGCGGGTCATCACCACCGAATCCTATCGCTTCCCCGACCTCTTGATGCTGTCCTACAGCCAGGGCGCCCAGCCGGTGCATGACCATCTGGCCGAGTTGCTGCGCCGCCACGATAGCGCCGGGGCGATTTGCGTGGACCGGCCGGACATGGCAGCCAGCCTGTTCATGACGATGGTGCTGGGCGGGCCAATCCGGCTGGTGGGATCGCTCCAGCCGATGAGCGCCGCCGAGGTGGACGACTGGGTGCGGGCTGCCGTGCGCCTGTTCCTGAACGGCATAAGGACCAGATCGGACTAG
- a CDS encoding MFS transporter, whose protein sequence is MADSDPHFDTASAVTPPEALPSMAYRAYFLLLMVLVSASVQGERYLMVVMVEPIRHELGLSDAAIGMAKDMIIAIVYILAIIPLARLADGWSKRKIVAIAATVWSAAVIVCGLAKSFWILLIGRAGIGLGEGGFTPPSQAWIADLFPIRQRATALSIFLLGASLGTFLGPAVGGWAVQAYGWRETLIFASIPGFILAPIVWFTLRDSRSGLADGASAEQARPVPFLQTARELLAIRTLPPLIAAASLNALLTMGFISWAPAFMERTHGMPASQAGLQMGGALFFGSAIGHTLGGPLADYLGRRDMRWYVWILMLSGACATAIGWMILTGPGDRVFPLYGLNMLLGGLSAAPLMAVVAGLVPSRSRATAIAVLMVSIQVVGLGGGPVLVGALSDALRPVYGEDSLGMAMRWALLVGIPSTVLAWFASRSCRKDFAAAGGWDRSVMPAAIH, encoded by the coding sequence ATGGCAGACAGCGACCCGCATTTTGACACGGCTTCCGCCGTCACGCCGCCCGAAGCGCTGCCCTCCATGGCCTATCGCGCCTATTTCCTGCTGCTGATGGTGCTGGTGTCGGCTTCGGTCCAGGGCGAACGCTATCTGATGGTGGTGATGGTGGAGCCGATCCGCCACGAACTGGGCCTGTCCGACGCCGCGATCGGCATGGCCAAGGACATGATCATCGCGATCGTCTATATCCTCGCCATCATCCCGCTGGCGCGGCTGGCCGATGGCTGGTCGAAGCGCAAGATCGTCGCCATCGCCGCCACGGTGTGGAGCGCCGCCGTCATCGTCTGCGGCCTGGCGAAGAGCTTCTGGATATTGCTGATCGGTCGGGCCGGCATCGGCCTTGGCGAAGGCGGCTTCACCCCGCCGTCCCAGGCCTGGATCGCCGATCTTTTCCCGATCCGCCAGCGCGCGACCGCGCTGTCCATCTTCTTGCTGGGCGCCTCGCTCGGCACCTTCCTCGGCCCGGCCGTCGGTGGCTGGGCGGTGCAGGCCTATGGCTGGCGGGAGACGCTGATCTTCGCCTCCATCCCCGGCTTCATCCTGGCGCCGATCGTCTGGTTCACCCTGCGCGACAGCCGATCCGGTCTGGCCGACGGTGCCTCGGCCGAACAGGCGCGGCCCGTGCCCTTCCTGCAGACCGCGCGCGAATTGCTGGCGATCCGCACCCTGCCGCCGCTGATTGCCGCCGCCTCGCTCAATGCGCTGCTGACCATGGGCTTCATCAGCTGGGCGCCGGCCTTCATGGAACGGACCCATGGCATGCCGGCCAGCCAGGCCGGGTTGCAGATGGGCGGCGCGCTCTTCTTCGGCTCGGCGATCGGTCATACGCTGGGCGGACCCCTGGCCGACTATCTCGGCCGCCGCGACATGCGCTGGTATGTCTGGATATTGATGCTGTCGGGTGCCTGCGCCACCGCCATCGGCTGGATGATCCTGACCGGGCCGGGCGATCGCGTCTTCCCGCTCTATGGCCTCAACATGCTGCTGGGCGGCCTCTCCGCCGCGCCGCTGATGGCGGTGGTGGCGGGGCTGGTGCCGTCGCGCTCGCGCGCCACCGCGATCGCCGTGTTGATGGTGTCTATCCAGGTCGTGGGCCTGGGCGGCGGACCGGTGCTGGTCGGTGCGCTCAGCGATGCCCTGCGCCCGGTCTATGGCGAGGATTCGCTCGGCATGGCGATGCGCTGGGCGCTGCTGGTCGGCATCCCCAGCACCGTCCTCGCCTGGTTCGCCAGCCGCAGCTGCCGCAAGGATTTCGCCGCGGCCGGCGGCTGGGACCGCAGCGTTATGCCCGCCGCCATCCACTGA
- a CDS encoding biotin/lipoyl-containing protein: MATDILLPKIGFSMTEAQIAEWLAEDGATVTEGQPLYLLEADKSANEVEAPASGTLRIIAQPGETYEVGTVLGTIE, from the coding sequence ATGGCCACCGACATCCTGCTGCCTAAGATCGGCTTTTCCATGACCGAGGCGCAGATTGCCGAATGGCTGGCCGAAGACGGCGCGACCGTTACCGAGGGCCAGCCGCTCTATCTGCTGGAAGCCGACAAATCGGCGAACGAGGTCGAGGCCCCGGCCAGCGGCACGCTGCGCATCATCGCCCAGCCGGGCGAAACCTATGAGGTCGGCACCGTTCTGGGCACGATCGAATAA
- a CDS encoding MFS transporter — protein sequence MGSAYWGELRTHWRPLLAATMGLGFGIGLSAYTMSLFAPKMIGEFGWEKSQFALLGSFGLLMLIMQPITGRLTDRFGVRAVSAVGVLAGPIAYLGFAFQPGSIRAFFAVAVLQIILGTLTTSPVYTRIVAERFERARGLAFSIVMTGPPLVGAVIAPLLGGFIESQGWRNGYLLMGGVTLVFGLIAVLLTPAHIGVHPHEEVEEAGTPAPVGSRVIFRNPAFWVLIVGMVLVNFPQGLASAQMKLVLMDSGAASQTATWLISIYAIGVLLGRFACGLSLDRMPPHHVAALALAMPAIGMALMASPLDATIVLALSVAMMGLAQGAEGDIAAYLVSRRFGLGVFSLVMGFVGAAIAGGAALGSLTLSLTLSIWGSYAPFLALSACVTLAGAALFLTLGRRPPTMEPVYA from the coding sequence ATGGGATCGGCCTATTGGGGCGAGTTGCGGACGCATTGGCGCCCCCTGCTCGCCGCGACGATGGGACTGGGCTTCGGCATCGGCCTGTCCGCCTATACGATGAGCCTGTTCGCGCCGAAGATGATCGGCGAGTTCGGCTGGGAGAAATCCCAATTCGCGCTGCTCGGCAGTTTCGGCCTGCTGATGCTGATCATGCAGCCGATCACCGGGCGGCTGACCGACCGCTTCGGTGTGCGCGCGGTATCCGCCGTCGGCGTGCTGGCGGGGCCGATCGCCTATCTGGGCTTCGCCTTCCAGCCGGGCAGCATCCGCGCCTTCTTCGCCGTCGCCGTGCTGCAGATCATCCTTGGCACGCTCACCACATCGCCGGTCTATACCCGCATCGTCGCCGAACGGTTCGAGCGGGCACGCGGCCTTGCCTTCTCGATCGTGATGACCGGTCCGCCGCTGGTCGGCGCGGTGATCGCCCCGCTGCTCGGTGGCTTCATCGAGAGCCAGGGCTGGCGCAACGGCTATCTGCTGATGGGCGGCGTTACCCTGGTTTTCGGCCTGATCGCGGTGCTGCTGACCCCGGCGCACATCGGCGTACATCCCCATGAGGAGGTCGAGGAGGCAGGGACGCCCGCACCGGTCGGCAGCCGCGTCATCTTTCGCAATCCCGCCTTCTGGGTGCTGATCGTCGGCATGGTGCTGGTCAATTTCCCGCAGGGACTCGCCTCGGCCCAGATGAAGCTGGTGCTGATGGATAGCGGCGCCGCGTCGCAGACCGCGACCTGGCTGATTTCCATCTATGCGATCGGCGTGCTGCTCGGCCGATTCGCCTGCGGCCTGTCGCTCGACCGGATGCCGCCGCACCATGTCGCCGCGCTGGCGCTGGCGATGCCGGCGATCGGCATGGCGCTGATGGCCTCGCCACTGGACGCAACCATCGTCCTTGCCCTCTCGGTCGCGATGATGGGGCTGGCACAGGGCGCGGAGGGCGACATCGCCGCCTATCTGGTCTCGCGCCGCTTTGGCCTGGGCGTGTTCAGCCTGGTCATGGGTTTCGTCGGCGCAGCGATCGCGGGCGGCGCGGCGCTGGGTTCGCTGACGCTCAGCCTGACCCTGAGCATCTGGGGCAGCTATGCGCCGTTCCTGGCGCTGAGCGCCTGCGTCACCCTGGCTGGTGCCGCCCTGTTCCTGACCCTGGGGCGCCGTCCCCCCACTATGGAGCCCGTTTACGCATGA
- a CDS encoding FAD-dependent oxidoreductase yields the protein MDGFDEIFDWVVVGSGAGSMSSALVMRQAGKSVAILEKTDKIGGTTAKSGGVMWIPANRFMLADGEADSAEAAMTYLDALQALDGHPAPGTSREKRLAYVTQAPRAVDFLVDQGVALQRGSTFWPDYYDEQPGGCKTSRTVVARPFNRKELGEWADRLRQGFAEFNVTLVEGMEAQGHRRTNRASGKLMAKIALRTIRDKLLGRKYTTAGAALQGRMLKAVLAAGADVRTDTPVSEIVVQEGIATGVVTVKDGKPWRIGARLGVLVNAGGFARNQTMRDRYMPGTRAEWSQTPEGDTGEMQQELERIGGRLAQMDQMVGYQLTPAPGWDKGYVAPGAQSMTGKPHAILVDQGGTRFMNEGGSYELYCETMVRRNAVVPAVPSWAILDRQYVELYAVAGRFIDKAIPEGWAESGYLHSADTIEGLATSIGADPATLAATVARWNGFVAAGKDGDFDRGARAYDNCGFVGDPFSAERSMGSIEKGPFYAVPVVPGDVSTYGGVVTDERGRVVDGAGAPIPGLYATGVTTASVMGNVYVAAGASIGPSMVFGYIAARHAAGLENQP from the coding sequence ATGGACGGGTTCGACGAGATATTCGACTGGGTGGTCGTGGGCAGCGGCGCCGGTTCGATGAGTTCGGCGCTGGTCATGCGCCAGGCCGGCAAGTCGGTCGCCATCCTGGAAAAGACCGACAAGATCGGCGGTACCACCGCCAAGTCGGGCGGCGTCATGTGGATTCCCGCCAATCGCTTCATGCTGGCCGATGGCGAGGCGGACAGTGCCGAGGCGGCGATGACCTATCTCGACGCGCTGCAGGCGCTCGATGGCCACCCGGCGCCGGGCACCTCGCGCGAGAAGCGCCTCGCCTATGTGACGCAGGCGCCGCGCGCGGTCGATTTCCTGGTGGATCAGGGGGTGGCGCTGCAACGCGGTTCGACCTTCTGGCCGGATTATTATGATGAGCAGCCCGGCGGCTGCAAGACATCACGCACCGTGGTGGCCAGGCCCTTCAACCGCAAGGAACTGGGCGAGTGGGCCGACCGGTTGCGCCAGGGCTTTGCCGAATTCAACGTCACGCTGGTCGAGGGGATGGAGGCGCAAGGCCATCGTCGCACCAACAGGGCATCGGGCAAGCTGATGGCCAAGATCGCGCTGCGCACCATTCGCGACAAGCTGCTGGGCCGCAAATATACGACGGCGGGCGCCGCGTTGCAGGGACGGATGCTGAAAGCCGTGCTGGCCGCCGGCGCTGATGTCCGCACCGATACGCCGGTAAGCGAGATCGTCGTGCAGGAGGGGATCGCGACCGGCGTGGTCACGGTGAAGGACGGCAAGCCCTGGCGGATCGGCGCGCGACTGGGCGTGCTGGTCAATGCCGGGGGCTTTGCCCGCAACCAAACGATGCGCGACCGCTACATGCCCGGCACCCGCGCCGAATGGTCGCAGACGCCCGAGGGCGATACCGGCGAGATGCAGCAGGAACTGGAGCGGATCGGCGGCCGGCTGGCGCAGATGGACCAGATGGTCGGCTATCAGCTGACCCCCGCGCCCGGCTGGGACAAGGGCTATGTCGCGCCCGGCGCCCAGTCGATGACCGGCAAGCCGCACGCCATATTGGTCGATCAGGGCGGCACCCGCTTCATGAATGAAGGGGGCAGCTACGAGCTCTATTGCGAGACGATGGTCCGGCGGAACGCAGTCGTGCCGGCGGTGCCGAGCTGGGCGATCCTGGACCGTCAATATGTCGAACTTTATGCCGTCGCCGGCCGCTTCATCGACAAGGCGATTCCCGAAGGCTGGGCGGAAAGCGGCTATTTGCATAGCGCCGACACGATCGAGGGGCTGGCGACCAGCATCGGCGCCGATCCCGCCACCCTGGCCGCGACGGTGGCGCGCTGGAACGGCTTCGTCGCCGCCGGCAAGGATGGGGATTTCGATCGCGGCGCGCGCGCCTACGACAATTGCGGCTTCGTCGGCGATCCATTTTCTGCGGAACGCTCCATGGGCTCGATCGAGAAGGGGCCGTTCTACGCCGTGCCGGTCGTGCCGGGCGATGTCAGCACCTATGGCGGCGTCGTCACCGATGAACGCGGGCGGGTGGTCGATGGCGCGGGCGCGCCGATCCCCGGCCTCTATGCCACCGGCGTCACCACCGCGTCGGTGATGGGCAATGTCTATGTCGCGGCGGGCGCCAGCATCGGGCCGTCGATGGTGTTCGGCTATATCGCGGCACGCCATGCGGCCGGGCTGGAAAATCAGCCCTAG
- a CDS encoding DUF1330 domain-containing protein has translation MPAYMIVTREGPIADQEAMDTYSAMNRANAATFVAHYGIRPLAVYGAQQLLEGEGADGAIILEFPDAAKARAWYDSPEYQAALPYRMKAAPYRVLLVEGL, from the coding sequence ATGCCCGCTTATATGATCGTCACCCGCGAAGGCCCGATCGCCGATCAGGAAGCGATGGATACCTATAGCGCGATGAACCGCGCCAATGCCGCGACCTTCGTCGCCCATTACGGCATCCGTCCGCTCGCCGTTTATGGCGCGCAGCAATTGCTGGAAGGCGAGGGTGCGGACGGCGCGATCATCCTGGAATTTCCCGACGCCGCCAAGGCCCGCGCCTGGTATGACAGCCCTGAATATCAGGCGGCCTTGCCCTATCGGATGAAGGCAGCGCCCTATCGCGTGCTGCTGGTCGAGGGACTGTGA
- a CDS encoding enoyl-CoA hydratase/isomerase family protein: protein MSHDLPDYRTILLERRGRLLVMTLNRPEALNAVNLDLHDELPEALAFAGRDNGSDVVLLTGAGRAFSAGGDIAHMEHNAANPHLFDHEARQAKRIVSALLDIEKPVVCRMNGHAVGLGASIALLCDIIFTAEGAKIGDPHVGIGLVAGDGGAVIWAQRIGLAKAKEYLLTGELLSAARAAEIGLINHCLPADQLDEAVDAFCAKLLAGAPNAIRWTKILTNMELKRIAGAVMEAGIAYESLSVRTADHREGIAALKEKRTPKFTGR from the coding sequence ATGAGCCATGACCTGCCCGATTATCGCACCATCCTGCTGGAGCGGCGGGGGCGGCTGTTGGTGATGACGCTCAACCGGCCGGAAGCACTGAACGCGGTCAATCTCGACCTGCATGACGAATTGCCCGAGGCGCTGGCCTTTGCCGGGCGCGACAATGGGTCGGACGTCGTGCTGCTGACCGGGGCGGGCCGTGCCTTTTCGGCCGGTGGCGACATTGCCCATATGGAGCATAATGCCGCCAACCCGCATCTGTTCGATCATGAAGCGCGGCAGGCGAAGCGGATCGTGTCCGCCCTGCTCGACATCGAAAAGCCGGTGGTGTGCCGGATGAACGGCCATGCGGTCGGGCTGGGCGCGTCGATCGCCTTGCTGTGCGACATCATCTTTACCGCCGAGGGGGCGAAGATCGGCGACCCGCATGTCGGCATCGGCCTGGTCGCCGGCGATGGCGGCGCGGTCATCTGGGCACAGCGGATCGGCCTTGCCAAGGCGAAGGAATATCTGCTGACCGGCGAATTGCTGAGTGCGGCTAGGGCGGCGGAGATCGGCCTGATCAACCATTGCCTGCCGGCCGATCAACTGGACGAAGCGGTCGATGCCTTCTGCGCCAAGCTGCTGGCCGGGGCACCCAATGCGATCCGCTGGACCAAGATATTGACCAACATGGAATTGAAGCGGATCGCCGGCGCGGTGATGGAAGCCGGCATCGCCTATGAATCGCTCAGCGTCCGTACCGCCGATCACCGCGAGGGGATCGCCGCGCTCAAGGAGAAGCGGACGCCGAAGTTTACAGGGCGATAG
- a CDS encoding SDR family NAD(P)-dependent oxidoreductase: MSDTQRTAIVTGASAGVGKEAARALLQQGWRVIGVGRDAARCAAAEADLRADAGGDFTMLRADLSSMADTARVAREIATLAPEIDALLNNAGGVVAERTITPEGFEATFASNHLAPFLLTQKLLPNLRAAARKRGPGAVRVIAVSSTGHEQSPGIQWDDLSFADNFAGGAAYCHAKLANILFTRELARRVADDGIVAHAMHPGVVASNFASHCDAPMQAYMESILDRSVTPAQAADTLVWLASAEEPGRSSGGYFHQRAELTPSVAAQDDAQALKLWQLSEAMVAGF; this comes from the coding sequence ATGAGCGACACCCAACGCACCGCGATCGTCACCGGCGCTAGCGCCGGCGTCGGCAAGGAAGCCGCCCGCGCCCTGCTGCAACAGGGCTGGCGCGTGATCGGCGTGGGGCGTGATGCCGCACGCTGTGCCGCGGCGGAGGCCGATCTGAGGGCCGATGCCGGCGGCGATTTCACGATGCTGCGCGCCGACCTATCGTCCATGGCCGATACCGCGCGGGTCGCGCGGGAGATCGCGACGCTTGCGCCGGAAATCGACGCGCTGCTCAATAATGCCGGCGGCGTGGTGGCGGAACGGACGATCACGCCCGAAGGGTTCGAGGCGACCTTTGCCTCCAACCATCTCGCCCCCTTCCTGCTGACGCAGAAGTTGCTGCCCAATCTGCGGGCTGCTGCCCGTAAGCGGGGGCCGGGCGCGGTGCGCGTCATCGCCGTGTCCTCGACCGGGCATGAACAGAGCCCGGGCATCCAGTGGGACGACCTCAGCTTCGCCGACAATTTCGCCGGTGGCGCGGCCTATTGCCATGCCAAGCTCGCCAATATCCTGTTCACCCGCGAACTGGCCCGCCGCGTCGCCGATGACGGCATCGTCGCCCACGCCATGCATCCCGGCGTCGTCGCCAGCAATTTCGCCAGCCACTGCGACGCGCCGATGCAGGCCTATATGGAATCGATCCTCGACCGATCGGTCACGCCGGCGCAGGCCGCCGACACATTGGTCTGGCTCGCCAGCGCGGAGGAACCGGGACGCAGCAGCGGCGGCTATTTCCATCAGCGCGCGGAACTCACCCCATCGGTGGCCGCGCAGGATGATGCGCAGGCGCTGAAACTGTGGCAGCTGAGCGAAGCGATGGTGGCGGGCTTCTAG